In Theileria annulata chromosome 3, complete sequence, *** SEQUENCING IN PROGRESS ***, the sequence TAGCACTTGATTCAGTGATTGACACCACACATCAGCACTTGCTTCTATATTTCATGGCACTTTCAGGCGATCATCAAGTTAGTCAAATTAGGCTTGCAAAGCTTAATCGGTATTCGGTACATCTATTAAGacttataaaaatacatttgggcatcatttttaaatttcaagAAATTCAAACTGAGTCTGGACACAACGTGTTATTGGTCAAGTGTGTTGGAtcaaattatcaaaatattaatcttaaatccttttaattgtataaataatatattttttaaatatagtatattaaatatattttttaaatatagtatattaaatatattaattttcaaatggTATGAATTCAAGACCATCCATATATGGAACCAGGGGTTCAGGTACAATGATACCATCTGGAGTTTGGTAATTTTCAAGAATGCAGCATAGACATCTTTGAGAAGCTACTAGTGTACCGTTGAGCATATGTACATGTTTCCTGTCCTGATTATTCTTGTCGTAGAATTTGGAATTAAGGTTCTGAGCTTGGTAATCAGTGCAGTTAGAACAGCTGACAAGCTCCCTGTAGTCTTCATAGCCTGGGAACCAAGCCTCAAGATCATACTTCTTAGACGCCGCTTTATTCAATGCTCCAGCCACAATCGAGACTATTCTATAGGGAAGTTTCAGGCTCCTATAAAACTCTTCTGAGAACTTAACCATCTGTTCGTGCTCCTGGATACTATTTTCTGGAGTACAAACTACAAACTGCTCCACTTTTTGGAATTGGTGTACTCTAAAAATACCCCTCAAATCCTTACCATGTGCTCCAGCTTCTCTTCTAAAACAGGTCGATATTCCTGCATATCTTATTGGCAGCTGTTTCTTCTGATACACTTCATTTCTATGTAATGCCGCTATTGGTTGTTCTGATGTCGctattaaaaataacttaTTCTTATCCACATCTTTCTCTTTCAATTCCATATCCCTCGTACCGTTAGTACTTGTAGTTTTTGTGGCGTCTGCTGTAGCATTGGGGGCCGTGGAATCGGTTAGAGGAATGCAGTAGAGAGTGGTTTCGAAATCGTCGAGTTCAGCACACTCAGACATAACTTCCTTCCTCATGAAATAGGGTGTGTGGACTGGTAAATAACCTTTTCTAACAAGGAACTGGAGACCGTATTGAATTAAGGCCATGTTGAGAAGACAACCCTTACCTTTAAGAAAAAACGCCCTGTGACCTGCAATTTCCACAGCTTTGTTAATTTCAAGACTGTTTAGTTTCGCTAATATTTCATGATGCTGTAGTATCTTCCATGGCGGTCTTTTTATCTCCGGCAACTTACCAACATAACTAACACCCGAATTTTCAGTAGCAGTTCCTGAATCTTCGGTGTTAAAACCTGAATTTTGGGTTTTCAGGGAGTTTTTACCGTTGAACTGTAGTGAATTTTGGTTATTTGTGAAATTCGTATCAGTTGTGTTTCTGTCTGGTTTTGATTCCCATGGGAATAGGTTTGGAACCCACGACCTAATGACTTCATTCAGAGCTTCATCTTTTGAGGCTATTACGTCGGGAGAAACTACATTTCCAACCATTTTTAAGAGCGAGTTTCTCTTATCATTGCATTCTTCTATATTTTTTAGGCATTCTGCAATTCCTTGTTTTTTAGATTCCGCTAGATTTTTCAGGCCTAGAAACTCGGAATCATTCGACAAATCTCCTTTGTGACGGTTCAACTTTGTATATTCGGATATCTTTTTGGACACTTCATTTACACTTTTTTTCAGCTGATCATATGCAAACATTGCCTTTTTCCAATCTTTATCTGCTTCAATTACTTTATCTACTACGCTATTAGATTCGCATCTCCTTTCCTCAGATTCCTTCAGTTGTTTCAAGAGATTCTCATCTCGAAAGTAGTTTATATCCAATaccatttttattttacacgtaaattatttagattctcagaaataattaataataaatttttgtCCCGATATTAGatcataaaattatatgCTCATTCCACACCATACACATCCATATACACTTAATGAGATTAATACTTAAGATTCTGTtacttaataataattttatcgttgggtaaaaaattatttgcAAGATAGATCATAATAATCGTCTTGTTGGGATCTGATATATTCTTCCTTAACGAGTTCAACGACTTCTCTGGAATGTTCCATTTCTTCAAAGTCTCCTTTTCCGTCTTCTCTTGAAAAAAACTCTGCTTTCCTAAAAACtcttatcatttattattttattacctGTAGTTATCCAGAAATGCTCTTCTACTATATAACTTATCaaattgtaatatacaATCCTCAAACACCTATAAACCATCATACGTGTGACTACTGTAAATATGTAGGATTAGTGTGTTACTTGGTTTATTGAGGTATGGTTGGCTACCAGGATCCCATTTGTTTTATCTTGTTTATGAGGTGATTGTTTAATTAGATTAACTTGTATATTCGCTGGGTTCCACTTGATAAATTCCACCAAGCGCTTCTCTTTTATCTTTTCTATACACTTATACACCTAcacattaatatacaataatcCAATCATAGCAAAATCATGACTAAAGGTAGAGTAACTAGGGTAAGCTAGGTAAGAAACATCAGATGGGTTAATGTTATTTCCTcgaataatatttaatgcTGAAAGATATTTTCCGTTTTTCGTGCTAGTATAGACCTAAAAATTTcaagtatataattattatataatttactaaataGGTAATTATTTAGAGTGTAGAGATACGAGAAAGTTGTTTGGGTAGTAAAGTTTTTTGACTAGATTGAGTAGAGTAATGTTTTCATGATCCATAATTGAAGAGATGAGGAAGTGGCATCTCGGAATAATAACAAGTGACGATACCAAActtattaaatcattatttattggtCCTGGAAATCTTATACAACTTGTTACACTTGACATTATATTCCCAATCTgtatattcattatatttttagaaataatgttaataaaattagttatgTAGTCAAGATATTTGTATGTCATTACTAGTTTATTGTTATATTGAAGTTTTTCTTTAGAATTTGAATTTTCCTCAAAACTAGTCGAATTTTCCTTTAAACTATTGTTATTAGAGTTGTGGGATCTTAGAGACAATAAGTTATCTGAGGTGAAACTATGATTATTGACAACATTGTTATCAATAACATTAACAAGGTCAGCATTTAGTATTAGTCgttttaatgataaaattgtattGTAAGGCTGAACTACAACATCGCTCGACTTTTTAAGTTGCGGAAACACAGAAAATGTTTTTATTAGCTTTTTTGGATAATTCTCATTTATCATCTCTAGTAAATAACTTCCTAATCCACTTCCTGTACCACCACCCTATGAACATTACACATCCCCGTTTATGggtattatatatataactgGGCTAATGAAATACTATGGAATGTGATAGTACGAATCCTTCCAAATTATCGGCGTTATCAACTTCTCTATCCACAATTTCAGACAATTCATCATTAAATTGATTTCCATAAGTATAGCCAACTCCCCAGTTATTTCCAGCACCTATTACATGTTACACTAAGTTATTTCCAAGCATGGattaattaactatatGTTTAAGAAATTACCCATGGAATCTTTGGATAAGAAAACATTTTCAGGATTAAACAAGTTCTTATTTTCAGAattctaaattaacaataagTTGTATAAAAGGTACTAAGATGGAAGAAATAACTCGAGGTtctaaatcaattaaaagAGCTCTTGGGTAATAACGATTAGTGCCTGTTTGGAAGAAAAAAACATCTTTATCATCACCAATAGGTGTTTTATCCAATAAAAATCCATCCTATGACGGTATGaatcaattttttaattaaaaataactaaaaatactaatttactaaataatTGATGGTATGTGTAAAGTGTAAATTACTTTGTTGATTCCATGTTCAAGGCAGATTTGATTCCAGAATTCATTACCGATATTATTGCCGCACTGTCCAACATGAAGTGTAACAATTTCTTTAGTCATTTTAAATCAGTTTAAATGTGccattttaaaaaacattaaaataaaaaagatTCCAAgctaatttatattaaacttaaaatggataaaatatttacatatataaatttaatttaatttaaattaaatactaattttagaaactaatataaaaaattattaaaatctttATAAAAGCGTTAAATCGGTAATGTGGCACATTTTGTACTTTCCAATATTAGctaatatttttacatatttaaatattactatatatatttgaagcatataaaattaaatgttattgtACAACGatttattgtaaattatttgtattaaataatttattgacCTTAAGCTTCCGGTAGTTCAGCTTCTTGACTTTCTTTAACATCAGTTACTTCACCTTCTACTGGTTCTTCAGGTTCTGGAACTTCCGTAGTTAATGCTTTCTCAGCTTTTTCTTCTGGAAGTTCATCAACACTCTCAGGCTGGCCTTTTTTATTACAAACTACCCTAACTCTGGTTGTTCCACAGTCAACTTTAATAGGTTTGTGCCCTTTTCCATGAGTCACCAATCTAGTTTTTACCGCTCCTAAAGCTTCTACTAGTTTCTTTTCTGCACCTTCAATTGATTCTAAAACTGGATCCTTCTTTTCATCTCCATCTCCAGATTCGTTTCCAGATGACGAACCTCCTCTTAAATTCTCAGGAGCTTTATTAATAgtttcattttttatttgatCTGGAATATCTACAAATGTTGGTTTCATTTTATCTCCACCTTTCTTTCCGCCAGATTGAACTTCATTTTTAGTCAAATCTGATGCTAAATTTCTATTTTCAGCTAGTAAATCTTTTCCGGCTCCTAGTAAATCTTTTCCAGCGTCTGTCAACTCATCTTTAGCTCCTTTCAACTTATCCTTAGCGTCTGTCAACTCATCTTTAGCTCCTTTCAAAAGACTTT encodes:
- a CDS encoding uncharacterized protein (note;~Tap-24g11.q1c.C.cand.165 - score = 29.48;~Signal peptide predicted for TA03475 by SignalP 2.0 HMM (Signal peptide probability 0.997, signal anchor probability 0.000) with cleavage site probability 0.976 between residues 19 and 20), with protein sequence MKKLVITCLAGLFVKTVVGDTLTPPGFGSLDSLVVGAGKDLIAKSLLKGAKDELTDAKDKLKGAKDELTDAGKDLLGAGKDLLAENRNLASDLTKNEVQSGGKKGGDKMKPTFVDIPDQIKNETINKAPENLRGGSSSGNESGDGDEKKDPVLESIEGAEKKLVEALGAVKTRLVTHGKGHKPIKVDCGTTRVRVVCNKKGQPESVDELPEEKAEKALTTEVPEPEEPVEGEVTDVKESQEAELPEA
- a CDS encoding seryl-tRNA synthetase, putative (note;~Tap-24g11.q1c.C.cand.167 - score = 40.31); translated protein: MVLDINYFRDENLLKQLKESEERRCESNSVVDKVIEADKDWKKAMFAYDQLKKSVNEVSKKISEYTKLNRHKGDLSNDSEFLGLKNLAESKKQGIAECLKNIEECNDKRNSLLKMVGNVVSPDVIASKDEALNEVIRSWVPNLFPWESKPDRNTTDTNFTNNQNSLQFNGKNSLKTQNSGFNTEDSGTATENSGVSYVGKLPEIKRPPWKILQHHEILAKLNSLEINKAVEIAGHRAFFLKGKGCLLNMALIQYGLQFLVRKGYLPVHTPYFMRKEVMSECAELDDFETTLYCIPLTDSTAPNATADATKTTSTNGTRDMELKEKDVDKNKLFLIATSEQPIAALHRNEVYQKKQLPIRYAGISTCFRREAGAHGKDLRGIFRVHQFQKVEQFVVCTPENSIQEHEQMVKFSEEFYRSLKLPYRIVSIVAGALNKAASKKYDLEAWFPGYEDYRELVSCSNCTDYQAQNLNSKFYDKNNQDRKHVHMLNGTLVASQRCLCCILENYQTPDGIIVPEPLVPYMDGLEFIPFEN
- a CDS encoding tubulin gamma-chain (gamma-tubulin), putative (note;~Tap-24g11.q1c.C.cand.166 - score = 28.81) — translated: MTKEIVTLHVGQCGNNIGNEFWNQICLEHGINKDGFLLDKTPIGDDKDVFFFQTGTNRYYPRALLIDLEPRVISSILNSENKNLFNPENVFLSKDSMGAGNNWGVGYTYGNQFNDELSEIVDREVDNADNLEGFVLSHSIGGGTGSGLGSYLLEMINENYPKKLIKTFSVFPQLKKSSDVVVQPYNTILSLKRLILNADLVNVIDNNVVNNHSFTSDNLLSLRSHNSNNNSLKENSTSFEENSNSKEKLQYNNKLVMTYKYLDYITNFINIISKNIMNIQIGNIMSSVTSCIRFPGPINNDLISLVSSLVIIPRCHFLISSIMDHENITLLNLVKKLYYPNNFLVYTSTKNGKYLSALNIIRGNNINPSDVYKCIEKIKEKRLVEFIKWNPANIQVNLIKQSPHKQDKTNGILVANHTSINQVFEDCILQFDKLYSRRAFLDNYRKAEFFSREDGKGDFEEMEHSREVVELVKEEYIRSQQDDYYDLSCK